Genomic segment of Maricaulis maris:
CCGGATCGAGACAAGTTGAGGGAGCCGGCCCGGGCCCGGCGGCCTGCCGGGTGGCTGACACGGGCGGCCAAAACCTGTTACCGTCGGGGCGACACAAACAGGCCTAACGCCGCGTTAACCTTGCCAGCGCAGCGTCGATCACTGGATACGAATCGCGAGGCCCAGCATGTCGAACCGGACAGCGACCCAACTGCCTTTCGAGGAAATGATGAACCAACGCTCCTTCCTCGACCCGCGCATGCCACTGGATGGCAAAACCATTCTCGTCACCGGCGGGACGGGCTCGTTCGGCCGCAAGCTGACCGAGACCATCTGTGCGGAATACAAGCCCAAGAAGCTGATCATCTTCTCGCGTGACGAACTCAAACAGTATGAAATGGCTCAGGATTTTTCGCCCAGCGATTATCCCTTCCTGCGCTATTTCATCGGCGATGTGCGCGATGAGTCGCGGCTCGACCAGGCCATGCGGGACGTCGATATCGTCATCCACGCCGCGGCGCTGAAGCATGTCCCGATCGCCGAATACAATCCGTTCGAGTGCATCAAGACCAATGTCATGGGCGCCGAGAATGTGGTGCGGGCCGCGATCAAGCGTGGCGTCAGCCATGTCTGCGCCCTGTCCACGGACAAGGCCGCCAACCCGATCAATCTCTATGGCGCCTCTAAACTGGCGGCGGATAAAATATTCACCGCGGCCCAGCACATGGGTGGTGAGGGCGGACCGGTCTTTTCAGTGGTGCGCTACGGCAATGTGGTCGGTTCGCGCGGCTCGGTCATTCCCTATTTCCGCCGCCTGATCGATTCGGGCGCCAAGGAATTGCCGATCACGGATCCGCGCATGACCCGCTTCTGGATCACCCTCGAGCAGGGCGTCAATTTCGTCCTGTCGAGCCTGTCCATGGCCCGCGGCGGCGAGATCTTCGTGCCGAAGATTCCCTCCATGAGCACCGCCGACCTGGCCCGTACGATGGCGCCGCATCTGCCGCACAAGGTGATTGGCATCCGGCCCGGCGAGAAGCTGCACGAAATCATGATTCCGGAAGATGATGCCCGGAGCACGATCGAGCTCGTTGACCGCTTCGCCATCCTGCCCGCACATGGCGCCAAGGTGACGGCGCGCTACCTGGCTACCGGTGGCCATCTGGTCCCGGACGGGTTCAGCTATGCCTCGAACACCAATCCGGAACAGCTCACAGACGCGGCCCTGCGCCAACTGATCGGCATGGCCGCCGCGGCCTAGGTGCCAAGCGCCGCCGCAAGGGCGTCGGTCACGCGACCGGGATCCTCATCCGTCATGCCGAAAAAGAGCGGCAGGGACAGGGTGCGCGCGTAATAGCGCCGCGCACCCGGCAGGTCCTGCCGGCCATAGCGCGCCGTGTAGAAAGGCTGGTCGGGGACCGGGATATAGTGGACCTGGCTGCCGATCCCCTGCCCGGCGAGCGCGGCCATGATCTCGCCCCGGCTCCGGCCGATCGCCTCGAAATCGATCCGCACCGGATAGAGGTGGAGGCAGGGATCACAGTCCGGCGTGCGCTGCAACGGCGCGACAGGCAGGTTGGCCCGGGACAATGCGGCATCATAAGCCTGTGCCAGCTCCCGGCGGCGGGCCGTGAACGCGCCCAGCCGCCGAAGCTGGGACAGGGCGAGCGCAGCCTGGATGTCGCTGAGCCGGTAATTCCACCCCAAGGCCTGCATTTCGTGCCACCAGGGCTCGCTCTCGCTGCGCTCGTGCCGGGCTGTGTCGCGCTCGATGCCGTGGCTGCGCAGCAGCCGCATCCGGCGCGCCAGCGCGGCGTCGCGGGTCGTCACCATGCCGCCCTCGCCCGCCGCGATCGTCTTGACCGGGTGAAAAGAGAAGGTCGCCGCGCGCGCATGACGGCCATTGCCGACCGGCTCGCCCTTCCAGCGGGAACCGACGGCGTGGCAGGCGTCCTCCACGAGCACAGCGCCCGCCGCCGAGACCAGCTCAGCCATCTCGTCAATCGCCTCGCACTGGCCGGCCAGATGGACCTGGAGCGCGACACGGGCGTGGCCGTCGGCCCGGCCGATCGCCTCTGCCAGACTGGCCGGCGTCATCAGCCCGGTGTCGGGATCGACATCCGCGAACACAACCTCCGCGCCACAATACAAGGCCGCATTCGCGGTCGCCATGAAGGTAATCGCCGGCACGATGCAGACATCGCCGGGCCCCACCCCCTCGGCGGCAAGGGCCAGATGGAGCGCGGTCGTGCCATTGGAGCAGGCGACGGCATGGTCGGCTCCGA
This window contains:
- the pseB gene encoding UDP-N-acetylglucosamine 4,6-dehydratase (inverting), with product MSNRTATQLPFEEMMNQRSFLDPRMPLDGKTILVTGGTGSFGRKLTETICAEYKPKKLIIFSRDELKQYEMAQDFSPSDYPFLRYFIGDVRDESRLDQAMRDVDIVIHAAALKHVPIAEYNPFECIKTNVMGAENVVRAAIKRGVSHVCALSTDKAANPINLYGASKLAADKIFTAAQHMGGEGGPVFSVVRYGNVVGSRGSVIPYFRRLIDSGAKELPITDPRMTRFWITLEQGVNFVLSSLSMARGGEIFVPKIPSMSTADLARTMAPHLPHKVIGIRPGEKLHEIMIPEDDARSTIELVDRFAILPAHGAKVTARYLATGGHLVPDGFSYASNTNPEQLTDAALRQLIGMAAAA
- the pseC gene encoding UDP-4-amino-4,6-dideoxy-N-acetyl-beta-L-altrosamine transaminase, coding for MANRFLPYGRQSIDHSDIAAVVEVLRGDWLTTGPTIEALEEAFAEAVGADHAVACSNGTTALHLALAAEGVGPGDVCIVPAITFMATANAALYCGAEVVFADVDPDTGLMTPASLAEAIGRADGHARVALQVHLAGQCEAIDEMAELVSAAGAVLVEDACHAVGSRWKGEPVGNGRHARAATFSFHPVKTIAAGEGGMVTTRDAALARRMRLLRSHGIERDTARHERSESEPWWHEMQALGWNYRLSDIQAALALSQLRRLGAFTARRRELAQAYDAALSRANLPVAPLQRTPDCDPCLHLYPVRIDFEAIGRSRGEIMAALAGQGIGSQVHYIPVPDQPFYTARYGRQDLPGARRYYARTLSLPLFFGMTDEDPGRVTDALAAALGT